The window TTATACTCATACGTCTGGGGGAAAGATACATGCTAGAGGTAGGTAAATCAGTTGACACACGCAACGACTGCGAAGATCTGTACTATATTATATGTCTTTGTTCTTCCATTTATTCCCCAGTTGTTAAATTGTCAGAGCGTAGATCCTCTAAAAGCAAGATACAATATTGTGGATGCTACCTTGTACAAATGTGAGTGACACAATAAATAcctgtgaagtgaagtgaaatgaCATTCTATGTTAGAGGTGACCTTCGTCAGTCCTGTGTTAATCGTCactaatattttgttttcgCTTCTTAAAAGAAAGTGTACTGTATCacgaaattatgaaaatatgggAAGTGAAAATCGCACAGAATAAAGAGCTAGTCTGCCTTCTGTTCTGTACAATGTAGTAGTCATTCGTATCTTTGCCGTCATCTCAGCGCCTAATTTTGCGTGCATACTTTTGTAGGATCAATAAAGTTTCTCCATATCTCTTTCAGTTTATCAGGGGCTTTATGAGCGTGCATGACCATGAAATGCGGGTTCCTCAGAGCGCATATGTCCGTTGGGCCCTCGTCATACCGAAAACCATCATGCACAGTCATCTTTACCCCGAGCTTTTGCATCAAGATGCCGATGTAGACATCATCTAACGAAGGAATCAGTGGTGTACTAGACGCCTCGGCGAGCGCCAGACTGACAAGATCCATGGACAGCACGTAGCCTCCTCCGACACAGTAAGTTGGAAAATACTTCCCATTATACGTTGTCTCGCTCACgaagagatgagaattgggatCGGTGGATCTCTGCTCTATCCCTCCATCGCCAAGATACAGTCGTTTCAGATCGTTGTCCTCTCTGTCTAGCCTTTGCAAATTGTTGACGATATTCTCGAGGTTGGCGAATATGTCATCGTCGGCTTTGAAGAAATACCTGGCGGAGGCACAGTTTTCGTAGGTCCACTGGAGTCCGAAGAGATGCTTCAGGGTAAGGTTCTTGAAGGAGTCGATGAAGTTTCCTTCAAGGATATCGTTATACATGTCCGATTCTTCACGCAAAGCGGTTTCGATTGAACTTTTTGACGATTTTTTCCGACCAAGAAGAAAGTATATTATCACATTGGCCTTGAGAGATTGTAGGTAGGGCTTGCTGGCCCATGTCTCTCGGATTGCTTTGCGGGCAGCAAAGCTTTCTGGATGAGAACTCACCAAACCAACAATGTACACGTGCTCATCTGCCTTACATCTCGTTGCTTTGGTGTTTTTGGTCGGGCGCAAAACTTCCTTTAGGTATTTTGAGTTGCTCACTCTGATACCCTCGTAGATGATGTCAAGGTCCGCAACCGTACAGTTTCTCATGAACTGATGATTGTTCACTTGGTCCCAGATACGGTGAATAATGTCTGCTACTCTCGGGGTTAAAGTCGCGAATCTATTGCTGAGAAGGCACACGTCAGTACCAATATCTCTGAGGAAAAAAGCGTCACTGTCGCGAACGCTCCAGCCCAACTCATGAGCCACTATACCAGCAAATGCGTCAGTGGCAGCGATCAGATAAGAGTTCCATGCAAACTTGAAGATTTCCTCAGCCATCTTTCGATGTATTATGTAGCTTGAATCTAGCGAGCAATACGGTGGATAGGTATCATTCGGTAGGACATCTTTCCCGACGAAAAACGGACTCGTTTGAAGACGTTGGACCTTCGAGCTGTTGACCCTAAATCCAAGAATAGCCATACGGGAATTTCCTTGCTCTTTGAATGTGGAGAGGAGCCTTCCGAGCTTATCGAGTCTAAGAAACGTGTTGTCTCTCGCCTCTATGACGTAGTCTGCCTGAGGGCAAGAGCTGAGGACCCAGCGAAGTCCATGCAGCGTTTCCAgcaaacatgtatttttgccTGCGGAGAAATTACCGATGAGAGTGTCCCCGTATATCTCCGACTCCATTTTCACTTTCTGCATTTGAGCATTGTCGTTGGAGGTTCCCATAATAAAGAATGCACAGACCCTGTTCTTCCGACACTGTTGTCGATTCGCCCAGGTCCTGCGTATGGCATCCCGAATGGACGATCTCTCGGGAAACGAATGTATGAACAGGACAGCGCTGCAAATATGTTTTCCCATCCAATCCATGGTATGACATGGTTTAGCGTGTCCCGCCACATCTACTAATACCTCGGAGAGAAACGCCTTGTTTTTGCCATCGTATTGTGGCTGATATTTCTGTTCTGCATGTCTCCGGAATGGTACCTGGATAACTTGCAAAGGCCAGAACTCTTTTGGAACCTCCTTTTGTACTTGCCGGTTTGAAGCACCATGAAGATCAAGAAACTTTGCGACGATTATCACAATAACAAGCGTAATTCCAGGAATAGTGTAGCACCAAGTATATCTCCTCCTCTTGCCCATTCGAAAGAAAGGAGCCATTACGATGTACAGTAACCAGGATGCTTGTCATCAAATTTCGGTGCCCAAGATAAAGATGATACGTTTCTCTctgtatctttaaaaaaaaaataatgacaaagaaaAGCAGACAGATCAGGAAAATGCATCAAATCTAGATCACTTGGCAACGATACAAAAAAATAAGTGTTCGTCGAAGCAGCCACGGGGCATACAGGTCTTCTTTGACCAGGGAGCAGATGTTCTAGTACGTTTGATCAATCCCAAACCACAACCATAACTTCCCTATTTTTAGTCTTGTTTTCTTACTTgcgcgtatgtgtatgtgtgtgtgtgcgtgtgtgtttgcatgcCCACGTGCGCGTGTGTCTGTGTCTTATTGAGTGCCTATTGTTCCGTGAATCCTGACCAATAAAATGGCGAATCGTGGACCGTTTAAGTGTGAAAATCACGAGACAAGCCTCAACATTAAAGCTGCCCCCACGTGTAATGACCAAGGCGTAAATTTTGACACTGTTGAGAACACACTATACATCTGTTGAAAATCGACATAATCGATTACCAAATACAGccatttggttgtatatcgattttatttgggtgtatattgatgtgttaatttttttttcttatgaagcACTGTcgtgctgaaagtacagctccatttgatataaatattctttttttttcttatgaatgcACTGTCATGCTAAAAGGACAgctccatttgattttaatgaaagtaagtaagcagtgtatgtttttttttttggtgcattgtatattctttacgaatgcactgtttctgctgaaagtacagcttggtttgatttcattataattgtgttttgttgaatCGTGGATTCTATAATACATGTGATTTGATTTATCATGAAActgtattgaatatggaatcaataaaagattatggaaaaacaaaaagccaTGGGATTTTCATTGTTCCTCCatttgtctctctttttc of the Diadema setosum chromosome 16, eeDiaSeto1, whole genome shotgun sequence genome contains:
- the LOC140239664 gene encoding lactosylceramide 1,3-N-acetyl-beta-D-glucosaminyltransferase-like, coding for MGTSNDNAQMQKVKMESEIYGDTLIGNFSAGKNTCLLETLHGLRWVLSSCPQADYVIEARDNTFLRLDKLGRLLSTFKEQGNSRMAILGFRVNSSKVQRLQTSPFFVGKDVLPNDTYPPYCSLDSSYIIHRKMAEEIFKFAWNSYLIAATDAFAGIVAHELGWSVRDSDAFFLRDIGTDVCLLSNRFATLTPRVADIIHRIWDQVNNHQFMRNCTVADLDIIYEGIRVSNSKYLKEVLRPTKNTKATRCKADEHVYIVGLVSSHPESFAARKAIRETWASKPYLQSLKANVIIYFLLGRKKSSKSSIETALREESDMYNDILEGNFIDSFKNLTLKHLFGLQWTYENCASARYFFKADDDIFANLENIVNNLQRLDREDNDLKRLYLGDGGIEQRSTDPNSHLFVSETTYNGKYFPTYCVGGGYVLSMDLVSLALAEASSTPLIPSLDDVYIGILMQKLGVKMTVHDGFRYDEGPTDICALRNPHFMVMHAHKAPDKLKEIWRNFIDPTKVCTQN